Proteins from one Gossypium raimondii isolate GPD5lz chromosome 8, ASM2569854v1, whole genome shotgun sequence genomic window:
- the LOC105791106 gene encoding homeobox-leucine zipper protein ATHB-6, translated as MLDGLDEEDDLEEGGQATEKKRHLSMHQVKALEKNFDVGNKLEPERKVKLTEELGLQPRQVAIWFQNRRARWKTKVLEKDYAMLKANREKEPPRNCSDCLHCPSDNRQLSGDDCPLHVLGGEGSQDGLPKNWIQRKIKKSMRRKFGLFVGGRDG; from the exons ATGTTAGATGGTTTAGATGAAGAAGACGACTTAGAAGAAGGTGGTCAAGCAACAGAGAAGAAAAGGCATTTATCTATGCATCAAGTTAAGGCTTTAGAGAAGAATTTCGATGTGGGAAACAAGTTAGAACCAGAGAGAAAAGTGAAGTTAACTGAAGAATTGGGGTTACAGCCAAGGCAAGTGGCTATTTGGTTCCAAAACCGACGTGCTCGTTGGAAGACCAAGGTGTTGGAGAAAGATTATGCAATGCTTAAAGCTAATAGAGAGAAGGAACCTCCTAGAAATTGTTCAGATTGCTTGCATTGCCCCTCAGACAATAGACAATTAAGTGGCGATGACTGTCCCTTG CATGTGCTTGGTGGTGAAGGGTCTCAAGACGGGCTACCAAAGAACTGGATTcagagaaaaatcaagaagtcgatgagaagaaaatttggatTGTTTGTCGGAGGGAGGGACGGATGA